The genomic DNA CCGCACCTGCGCCAATTTGTTCTTCGAGCCGTCGACCCGCACCCGCACCAGTTTCTCGCTGGCAGCCCGGCGGTTGGGTGCCGACACGGTCGATTTCACGGCATCGGGCAGCAGCTTGTCGAAAGGGGAAACCTTTATCGACACGGCCAAGAACATCGAGGCCATGGGCATCGATCTGGTCGTCGTCCGGCATCGCACGCCAGGGACACCTCATTTGCTGGCGCAAAATCTGGCCTGTGCCGTGATCAATGCCGGAGACGGCCCGCACGAGCATCCCACGCAAGGTTTGCTCGACATCATGACCATTCGCGAGCACGTCGGACGAATCAAGGGGTTGACCGTCGCCCTGGTAGGCGACATTGCCCATAGCCGCACGGCCCGCTCGAACATTTGGGGGCTGAAAAAGCTCGGCGCCCACGTCATTTTGTGCGGCCCATCGACGCTGGTCTCGCCCCTGTGGCGCGAGATGGGGGTCGAGGTGTCGCATAACCTGGACGAGATCCTGCCCCGTTGCGATGTGCTGAATCTGCTACGCATTCAGTTCGAGCGGCAAACGACGCGTCCTTTCCCGTCGGTACGCGAGTATGCCCTGCTCTATGCCATGAACAGCGAGCGCCTGAAGAAGGCCAAGGACGACATTCTGATCCTGGCGCCGGGGCCGATCAATCGCGGCGTCGAGCTGACACCGGAAGTCGCCGATGGTCCGCACTCGGTCATTCTCGAACAAGTCACTAACGGCCTGGCCGTGCGGATGGCCGTATTGTGGCTCATCTGCGGCACGCTTTAACGCCCCCGCAAGGAAAGTGGAACTTATGTCACGCACATTGATCCAGGGGGGCCGTGTGATCGACCCCAGCCAGCAACTGGACCGCGTGACCAATGTGCTGGTCGAAGACGGCCGCATCGCCGGCTACGACGTCTCCCTCAACGGCCAGGACCTGGTGATCAATGCCCACGGCAAGATCGTCTCGCCGGGCTTAATCGACATGCACGTTCACTTGCGCGAGCCGGGCCGCGAAGAGGACGAAACCATCGCCACCGGTACGGCCGCGGCGTTGGCGGGCGGCTTCACCTCGATCGCCTGCATGCCCAACACCGAGCCGCCGCTGGACACCCAGGCCCAAGTCGAGTTCGTACACCATCAGGCCGTACTGGCCGACAACTGCAACGTCTTCGTTATCGCCTGCGTCAGCCGAAACCGCGAAGGCAAGGACCTGGCCGAGATCGGTCAATTGGTCCAGGCCGGTGCCGTGGGATTTACCGACGACGGCGCCCCCGTCCACGATACGGAACTGATGCGGCGCGCTTTCGAATATACGTCGATGTTCGACAAGCCGATCCTCAATCACGCCGAAGTCCGCGAGCTAACGCACGGCGGCGTGATGCACGAGGGACTGGTCTCACTGCTGTTGGGATTGCCCGGCATGCCGGCCGTGGCCGAAGACGCGATGGTGGCACGCGACATTCTATTGGCCGAGGCGACG from Pirellulales bacterium includes the following:
- a CDS encoding aspartate carbamoyltransferase catalytic subunit, coding for MSTKVGEISTTPAAWTRRHLLGLEELSAEELSLVLDTAVSFKEATGGCRKRLSSLAGRTCANLFFEPSTRTRTSFSLAARRLGADTVDFTASGSSLSKGETFIDTAKNIEAMGIDLVVVRHRTPGTPHLLAQNLACAVINAGDGPHEHPTQGLLDIMTIREHVGRIKGLTVALVGDIAHSRTARSNIWGLKKLGAHVILCGPSTLVSPLWREMGVEVSHNLDEILPRCDVLNLLRIQFERQTTRPFPSVREYALLYAMNSERLKKAKDDILILAPGPINRGVELTPEVADGPHSVILEQVTNGLAVRMAVLWLICGTL
- a CDS encoding dihydroorotase, which translates into the protein MSRTLIQGGRVIDPSQQLDRVTNVLVEDGRIAGYDVSLNGQDLVINAHGKIVSPGLIDMHVHLREPGREEDETIATGTAAALAGGFTSIACMPNTEPPLDTQAQVEFVHHQAVLADNCNVFVIACVSRNREGKDLAEIGQLVQAGAVGFTDDGAPVHDTELMRRAFEYTSMFDKPILNHAEVRELTHGGVMHEGLVSLLLGLPGMPAVAEDAMVARDILLAEATGGRIHIMHISSQGSVELVRRAKRRNVRVTTEVCPHHFTLTDECLRTFDSNCKMSPPLRGEQDVAGCIAGLADGTIDVICTDHAPHALEKKMQELDQAPFGIVGLETALGLTVTKLIEPGHLTWPQAIEKLTNNPARVLGLKKGTLTVGADADVTIIDPTRQWTVDPQRFASKSSNSPFAGWKLTGRAE